A single Lactuca sativa cultivar Salinas chromosome 8, Lsat_Salinas_v11, whole genome shotgun sequence DNA region contains:
- the LOC111893190 gene encoding G-protein coupled receptor 1 yields MATVQAVLGNLTAGERHVLTAVNSGASTLSLLGSGFIVLCYVCFKELRKFSFKLVFFLALSDMLCSFFSVVGDPSKGFFCYAQGYSTHFFCVASFLWTTTIAFTLHRAVVKHKADVEDFEPMFHLYVWGTSLVMTVVRSIGNEHGHVGNIGRVAAWCWTETGRTGKAVHFFTFYAPLWGAILFNGFTYFQVIRMLNNATRMAVGMSDRGSQSDTRVDMKALNRWGYYPLILIGSWSFGTVNRIHDFIEPGHKLFWLSILDVGMAALMGLFNSIAYGLNSSVRRAIYERLDLLPESLRRCFPKKLKSRSQQQQHESELVSLRIEDQHQ; encoded by the exons ATGGCGACAGTTCAGGCGGTTTTAGGTAATTTGACGGCGGGAGAACGTCATGTTCTGACTGCGGTGAACTCTGGAGCCTCTACTCTATCACTGTTAGGTTCCGGATTCATAGTGCTTTGCTACGTGTGTTTTAAAGAACTCCGCAAGTTCTCCTTCAAGCTCGTTTTCTTCCTCGCTCTTTCA GATATGCTTTGCAGCTTTTTCAGTGTTGTTGG TGATCCATCTAAAGGATTCTTCTGTTATGCCCAAGGCTACAGCACTCATTTCTTTTGTGTGGCATCTTTCCTTTGGACAACTACTATTGCTTTTACTCTTCATCGTGCAGTTGTCAAACACAAAGCTGATGTTGAGGATTTTGAGCCCATGTTTCACTTGTATGTTTGGG GAACTTCACTTGTTATGACAGTTGTCCGATCTATTGGTAATGAACATGGACATGTAGGAAACATAGGTCGTGTAGCTGCATGGTGCTGGACAGAAACCGGAAGAACAGGAAAG GCTGTCCACTTCTTTACATTTTATGCACCTCTTTGGGGGGCAATTCTTTTCAATGGGTTCACTTATTTTCAAGTGATACGCATGCTAAACAATGCAACACGT ATGGCAGTAGGCATGTCTGATCGGGGTTCTCAGTCAGATACACGTGTAGACATGAAG GCTTTGAACAGGTGGGGGTACTATCCATTGATTCTTATAGGGTCATGGAGTTTTGGAACAGTCAACCGTATTCATGACTTTATAGAACCAGGTCATAAGCTTTTTTGGCTTTCTATTCTTGATGTTGGAATGGCTGCATTAATG GGTCTTTTCAACTCAATAGCATATGGCCTCAATTCTTCGGTGCGACGTGCAATTTATGAAAGACTGGATCT gTTACCGGAAAGTTTGAGAAGATGTTTCCCGAAGAAGTTAAAGTCAAGAAGTCAACAACAGCAACACGAAAGTGAACTGGTCTCTTTGAGAATTGAAGACCAGCATCAATAG